The genome window GCACCGGCGACGGCGAAACCGTCCGCCGGGGTGCATCATCCGCTGGAAAAACCGGTCAAGCGGAAGATCGCCAAGGGCCGGCTGGCGCTCGAAGCGCGGATCGACCTGCACGGGCTGGTGCAGAGCGAGGCTCACGCGATCCTTCTCGATTTCCTGATCCGCGCCCACGAGCGCGGCATGCGCCATGTGCTTGTGATAACCGGCAAAGGCAGCTCGATGGGCAGCGACGGCGCGCTGAAGCGGGCCGTGCCCCTCTGGTTCTCGAAGCCGGAATTTCGCTACCTGATCTCCTCCTATGAAGCGGCCGCACAGCATCATGGCGGTGAGGGCGCTCTCTATATCCGTCTGTCGCGGCGGCATGGGGAGAGGTCATGACTCCGTTCGGAGAGGCGGTTC of Rhizobium sp. BT04 contains these proteins:
- a CDS encoding Smr/MutS family protein, which gives rise to MARDRKLSADERILWGKVARSTRPMPGKAGELTELDAFLAEAAAEQEKAEKQAPVSPMPLQPTAPATAKPSAGVHHPLEKPVKRKIAKGRLALEARIDLHGLVQSEAHAILLDFLIRAHERGMRHVLVITGKGSSMGSDGALKRAVPLWFSKPEFRYLISSYEAAAQHHGGEGALYIRLSRRHGERS